A window from Telopea speciosissima isolate NSW1024214 ecotype Mountain lineage chromosome 8, Tspe_v1, whole genome shotgun sequence encodes these proteins:
- the LOC122672360 gene encoding zinc finger BED domain-containing protein RICESLEEPER 2-like: MTLGVNDRKSMLRDKKVDQDWVRDKVTKLIVRHELPLIFVEYEEFRELITYLFLDYTHITRNTQMAEILKFYNLESSRIHNLLKSFNGKIALASDLWTSITNDGYISLTGHYIDKDWVLHKKSLKFCIMPPPHTSIHICEMVSKILSEWGIDRKLFSITLDNVTSNFSFVELLKKNLNLKNALLCKGEFFNNRCCAHILNLIVQDGLKHIDESVALIRSSIAYVKGSQARKVKFLDICKQLSLASSKGLHGDITTRWNSTYIMLDSALFYRKAFENLGLVEDSYKTCPSSDQWLKIEKLMDFLHPFYEITVLLSGSKYPTSNLYFENVWEIHKSLLEEVSHGLSFMRPMAVEMKKKFDKYWKNYSPILAIALVFDPRYKLSFVTWAFAKLAPLDPTGIDMGNNVKSALYQLFNEYKSMKASDYEIPVLFTHPGKSRTRTEFMQSVIDETDNGTKSQLDVYLDEPNIPFSDGDGEYDVLSFWKANGSRFQM, encoded by the exons ATGACTTTGGGTGTTAATGATAGAAAATCAATGTTAAGAGATAAAAAGGTTGACCAAGACTGGGTGCGTGATAAGGTCACGAAGCTTATTGTGAGACATGAGTTACCTTTAATCTTTGTTGAGTATGAGGAGTTCAGGGAATTAATCACATACCTTTTTCTTGACTACACCCATATTACCCGAAACACACAAATGGCGgagattttgaaattttataatttGGAGTCCAGTAGAATCCATAATCTACTTAAGTCATTTAATGGGAAGATTGCTTTGGCAAGTGATCTATGGACATCCATCACCAATGATGGATACATATCTTTGACTGGCCATTATATTGATAAGGATTGGGTGTTGCATAAGAAGTCATTGAAGTTTTGCATCATGCCACCTCCACATACTAGCATCCATATTTGTGAAATGGTTTCAAAGATCTTGTCTGAGTGGGGTATTGATCGAAAATTGTTTTCAATTACTTTGGATAATGTtacttctaatttcagttttgtTGAGTTGTTGAAGAAAAATCTAAATTTGAAGAATGCTCTTTTATGTAAAGGAGAATTCTTTAATAATAGGTGTTGTGCTCATATTCTCAATCTCATTGTACAAGATGGACTAAAGCACATAGACGAGTCGGTGGCATTGATTCGATCTAGTATAGCCTATGTGAAAGGATCACAAGCAAGGAAAGTGAAATTCTTGGATATTTGTAAGCAATTGTCATTAGCAAGTAGTAAGGGGTTGCATGGAGATATCACCACAAGGTGGAACTCAACTTATATCATGCTTGATTCTGCTTTATTTTATCGGAAAGCATTTGAGAACCTTGGACTAGTGGAGGACAGTTATAAAACTTGTCCAAGTTCTGATCAATGGTTAAAGATTGAGAAATTAATGGATTTTTTGCATCCCTTCTATGAAATCACTGTTTTGCTTTCAGGTTCCAAGTATCCTACATCAAAtttgtattttgaaaatgtttGGGAGATTCACAAAAGTTTGTTAGAAGAGGTATCACATGGGCTTAGTTTTATGAGGCCAATGGCAgttgaaatgaaaaagaaatttgacaaATATTGGAAGAACTATAGTCCAATTTTAGCCATTGCCTTGGTGTTCGATCCTCGTTACAAGCTTAGTTTTGTGACTTGGGCATTTGCTAAGCTTGCTCCTTTGGACCCAACTGGAATTGATATGGGAAACAATGTGAAATCTGCTTTGTATCAACTTTTTAATGAATACAAGAGTATGAAAGCAAGTGATTATGAGATTCCAGTACTGTTCACTCATCCTGGGAAATCTAGAACCAGAACT GAATTTATGCAATCTGTGATTGATGAGACAGATaatggaactaaatctcagcTAGATGTGTATCTAGATGAACCCAACATTCCATtcagtgatggtgatggtgagtATGATGTGTTGTCTTTTTGGAAGGCGAATGGGTCAAG ATTTCAGATGTAA
- the LOC122638407 gene encoding chalcone synthase 2-like: MGSDGEIYESQCTQGPATVLAIGTANPSNCVYQPDFPDFYFRSTKSEHMTGLKEKFKRICDRSTIIKRHLYMTEEMIEDNPDFYNPMAPTLDARQDIMVAEVPKLAKEAALKAINEWGQPKSKITHIVFTTISGVDAPGADFRLIKLLGLSPTVKRVMMYHLGCYGGGSVLRVAKDLAENNKGARVLVVCSELNSVSGFKGPIETDFHTLLGQAIFADGSAALIVGADPDTLVERPLFQLFSAGTRILPDSDDMVEGHLRQTGLSISLSKDVAKTISGNIGKCLEEAFSKIGISDWNSIFWVSHPGGPAILDLIEGTLGLKEEKLKASRKVLSEYGNMSSPTVMFILDEMRNKSMKEGKATTGEGFDWGVLLGFGPGLTVETIILRSIGTI; encoded by the coding sequence ATGGGATCAGATGGAGAAATCTATGAATCGCAGTGCACGCAGGGTCCAGCCACAGTGCTGGCCATCGGCACAGCAAATCCATCCAACTGTGTGTATCAGCCTGATTTCCCAGATTTCTACTTCAGATCCACAAAGAGTGAACATATGACTGGATTGAAGGAGAAGTTCAAGCGAATCTGTGACagatctacaattataaaacgTCATCTCTACATGACGGAGGAAATGATCGAGGACAACCCCGACTTCTACAACCCCATGGCTCCAACACTTGATGCTCGCCAAGATATTATGGTTGCTGAGGTTCCCAAGTTGGCTAAAGAAGCAGCTTTAAAAGCCATCAATGAGTGGGGGCAGCCCAAATCAAAGATCACCCACATTGTATTCACTACCATTTCTGGTGTTGATGCGCCTGGTGCCGACTTCCGACTCATCAAGCTCCTTGGACTTTCACCCACAGTCAAACGTGTGATGATGTATCATCTAGGGTGCTACGGTGGTGGCAGTGTCCTCCGTGTTGCCAAAGATCTTGCTGAGAACAATAAAGGTGCTCGTGTCCTTGTTGTTTGCTCGGAATTAAACTCAGTTAGTGGCTTCAAGGGACCTATCGAGACCGACTTCCACACCCTACTTGGGCAGGCAATCTTCGCAGATGGCTCTGCAGCTTTAATAGTTGGTGCAGACCCTGACACATTAGTTGAGCGCCCACTGTTCCAATTGTTCTCAGCAGGTACTCGAATTCTCCCAGACTCAGATGATATGGTTGAAGGCCACTTGCGTCAAACGGGTCTTTCAATCAGCTTATCCAAGGATGTAGCCAAAACTATTTCTGGGAACATCGGAAAATGCTTGGAGGAAGCTTTCAGCAAGATAGGTATTAGTGATTGGAACTCCATTTTTTGGGTGTCTCACCCTGGTGGGCCGGCAATTTTGGACCTGATTGAAGGGACCCTTGgtttgaaggaggagaaatTAAAGGCATCAAGAAAAGTGTTGAGCGAATATGGTAATATGTCAAGCCCCACTGTGATGTTTATTTTGGATGAGATGAGGAACAAGTCTATGAAGGAAGGGAAAGCCACAACTGGAGAAGGGTTTGATTGGGGGgtcctattagggtttggaccaGGTCTAACTGTGGAGACAATTATCTTGCGTAGCATCGGTACAATTTAA